In Ostrea edulis chromosome 4, xbOstEdul1.1, whole genome shotgun sequence, a single window of DNA contains:
- the LOC125668275 gene encoding 39S ribosomal protein L55, mitochondrial-like isoform X1: MVILTNCLDSLQTSSFPHWYKEILFVCQTCTRNISNRATCGKIKRKYYERLYPTTVVLPNGATINVRYPQPRQIIKLPIDITKLSPEEQAALKRRRQPKTEIEVEKEIEDNFDRRKYLQYMNKSK; the protein is encoded by the exons ATGGTGATCCTCACAAACTGCTTAGATAGTCTACAAACAAGTAGTTTTCCACACTg GTATAAAGAAATCCTATTTGTTTGCCAAACATGTACAAGAAACATCAGCAATAGGGCCACATGTGGGAAAATAAAACGCAAATACTATGAGCGTCTCTATCCAACAACTGTCGTCCTTCCAAATGGTGCTACAATAAACGTCAGATACCCCCAGCCCAGACAAATTATAAAG CTACCAATAGATATTACAAAACTTTCACCCGAGGAACAGGCAGCACTGAAAAGAAGAAGACAACCAAAGACAGAAATCGAAGTGGAAAAAGAAATCGAGGACAATTTTGACAGACGAAAATATCTTCAGTATatgaacaaatcaaaataa
- the LOC125668275 gene encoding 39S ribosomal protein L55, mitochondrial-like isoform X2 translates to MASLLKRYKEILFVCQTCTRNISNRATCGKIKRKYYERLYPTTVVLPNGATINVRYPQPRQIIKLPIDITKLSPEEQAALKRRRQPKTEIEVEKEIEDNFDRRKYLQYMNKSK, encoded by the exons ATGGCAAGTCTTTTGAAAAG GTATAAAGAAATCCTATTTGTTTGCCAAACATGTACAAGAAACATCAGCAATAGGGCCACATGTGGGAAAATAAAACGCAAATACTATGAGCGTCTCTATCCAACAACTGTCGTCCTTCCAAATGGTGCTACAATAAACGTCAGATACCCCCAGCCCAGACAAATTATAAAG CTACCAATAGATATTACAAAACTTTCACCCGAGGAACAGGCAGCACTGAAAAGAAGAAGACAACCAAAGACAGAAATCGAAGTGGAAAAAGAAATCGAGGACAATTTTGACAGACGAAAATATCTTCAGTATatgaacaaatcaaaataa